Part of the Ornithinimicrobium flavum genome, CCACCCACATGTCGTGCTCGTGCAGGCTGTCACGGGCGGCGTAGGGGTGGTTGGGCCAGTCGGTGCGGCGGTCGCTGAAGACCGGCAGCATGTAGCGCCGCACCGGGTCGGCGTAGAACGCCGCGGTGAACTCGGCGCCCGCCGCCGGCATCCGGCCGTCGGCCCAGGTGACCTCGCTGACCATCGTATTGAGCATCTGCGGGGGGACGAGCATCGACATCGTGGCCCGCTCGGCCTGGTCGCGCTCCAGGTCGGCGTAGAAGTCCTCGGTCAGCAGGTCGCCCATGACGGTGCGCAGCTGGCGGAGGTTCTTCACGCAGCTCACCCGCTGCCACTGCACGTCCGCCCACTGCTCGGCGGTGATCTCGCGCCAGCCGGGGAACCGGGTCCAGTCCGGCTCGACGAGCTCGCGCCGCCGGTAGGCGTAGGGCTGATCGATCTGAGAGGTCATGCGTGACATGCTACGGACATCATCCGGCAGAATGAAAGATCTGCAGGAAGATGTCTTGTCAGAGGCTCGAAAGTGAGGACAGATGACGGCCACGACCGCCCATTCGCCGTTCGGCATCCACCGGGTGCTGGAGCCGCGGGGCGACGCGGTGACCCTGCCGCAGACCGCGCTGCGGCTCGACCCGAGCCCGGACCTCGCGCCCGACGAGGTGCGGGTCGACGTCGAGGTGCTCAACCTCGACGCGGCCTCCTACCGCCAGCTGCGTGACAAGCACACCGGCCCCACCGGCCACGTGCACGGGCACTCCGTCCGCTCCGAGGTCCTGGAGATCATCGAGGACCGCGGCAAGATGCAGAACCCGGTCACCGGGTCCGGCGGGATGCTCATCGGCACCGTCGCGGAGGTGGGTCCGGAGAGCCCGCTCGGCCTGCAGGTGGGTGACCGGGTCGCGACCCTGGTCTCGCTCTCCCTCACCCCGCTGGCGGTCTCCGACCGGCTGGAGCGCTGGGACGGCCTGTCCGAGCGCGTGCCCACCGCCGGTCACGCCATCCTGTTCGGCCGCTCGATCGCCGCGGTCCTCCCCGAGGACATGGACCCCGAGCTGGCCCTCATGGTCATGGACGTCTGCGGGGCGCCGGCCATGGTCCGTCGGGTCGTGCAGGGGTATGCCGCACTCGGCCAGCGGGCGAGCGTGGCCGTCATCGGGGCGGCCGGCAAGTCCGGCTCGCTCTCGCTCGCCGCGGCCCGGGACGCCGGCGGCGGCCGGCTGGTCGGGGTGGTCCCTGTCCAGGGGGAGGCGGACGTGCTGGAGCGCAGCGGCCTCGCCGACCACGTCGTCCTGGCCGACGCGCGCCGGCCGATCGGGCTGAGCGAGGCGCTGGCCGGGGTGGGAGGACCGGTCGACGTCACCGTCGTCTGCGTCGACGTCCCGGGGGCCGAGCAGCCGGCGCTCCTCATCACCAAGCAGGGCGGCACCGTCATCTACTTCTCGATGGCCACCAGCTTCGCCGCGGCGGCCCTCGGGGCCGAGGGGCTGGCCGCCGACGTGACGATGCTCATCGGCAACGGCTACACCCCGGGTCACGCCGACTACGCCGTCGGGCTGGTGCGCGAGGTGCCCGCCGTGCGGCAGATCTTCGAGGACCGGCTCGCCTCCGAGCGCAGGGCCCACGTCCAGGACGGCGGCTCCGTCAGCGGCCACGTGGAGGTGGAGGCATGAGCCCCGCCACCCCGCCCCTGCTCGACCTCGACCCGAAGGTCGTGCGCAAGGCCCGCCGGCTGTCCGAGCGCCTGGGCCGCCCCGTCGTCGACCTGGCGCGCTCGCACACGACGG contains:
- a CDS encoding zinc-binding alcohol dehydrogenase family protein, translating into MTATTAHSPFGIHRVLEPRGDAVTLPQTALRLDPSPDLAPDEVRVDVEVLNLDAASYRQLRDKHTGPTGHVHGHSVRSEVLEIIEDRGKMQNPVTGSGGMLIGTVAEVGPESPLGLQVGDRVATLVSLSLTPLAVSDRLERWDGLSERVPTAGHAILFGRSIAAVLPEDMDPELALMVMDVCGAPAMVRRVVQGYAALGQRASVAVIGAAGKSGSLSLAAARDAGGGRLVGVVPVQGEADVLERSGLADHVVLADARRPIGLSEALAGVGGPVDVTVVCVDVPGAEQPALLITKQGGTVIYFSMATSFAAAALGAEGLAADVTMLIGNGYTPGHADYAVGLVREVPAVRQIFEDRLASERRAHVQDGGSVSGHVEVEA